The following proteins are encoded in a genomic region of Pseudodesulfovibrio mercurii:
- a CDS encoding lytic transglycosylase domain-containing protein, whose translation MRVFNYAYLLAVGLLIASLAAGCAPKAPQETAPPVEEQVTENLVPEDAEALEPEIEAAPEVTPGEDLTQTEQAVLNQRFGLLFDLESHENEEVELFFTYYNHKARKTMERWLERSQPYLPYVRRVFTKYGLPQDLVLLPFVESGYNVRAYSWAGAGGMWQFMRGTGKLYGLTSDWWIDERRDPYKATDAAARHLRDLYDKFGDWYLALAAYNAGEGKIARALKQANCDDFFELTEQNRKLSRRNRLKLETRHYVPKFIAISKIFQNLDTLGFEPVSWDMEYELTEVKVPGGTDLLALARAGGMTWSDFHDLNPAFRRQVSPPHMEATAYLPADKADKMIAYLAQPGAQPYAGYTRHRVRSGDSWWVISRRYNVPINVLKSVNNTRSNTLRPGQYVMVPGNGSSRTAVVSAGDSPSASPASSASSSTAQTRAIAAKRGNYVVRSGDTLWSIAQSFNTTVATLKKSNGLRSNRLKVGQKLYIPNSTDAATKQAVKDAEKVKTQVVNYKVRRGDNLYSISRKFGVKVSDLCHWNAISTKTTIYAGQQLKVHVQ comes from the coding sequence TTGAGAGTTTTCAACTATGCATATTTACTGGCGGTGGGTCTGCTCATCGCGAGCCTGGCCGCCGGTTGCGCCCCCAAGGCGCCCCAGGAGACGGCCCCTCCCGTGGAGGAACAGGTCACCGAGAACCTCGTGCCGGAAGACGCCGAGGCCCTCGAGCCCGAGATCGAGGCCGCTCCGGAGGTCACTCCGGGCGAGGACCTGACCCAGACCGAACAGGCCGTGCTCAACCAGCGCTTCGGCCTGCTGTTCGACCTCGAGTCCCACGAGAACGAGGAGGTCGAGCTCTTCTTCACCTACTACAACCACAAGGCGCGCAAGACCATGGAGCGCTGGCTGGAACGTTCCCAGCCCTACCTGCCCTACGTGCGCCGCGTGTTCACCAAGTACGGGCTGCCCCAGGACCTGGTCCTGCTCCCGTTCGTGGAGTCCGGCTACAACGTCCGGGCCTATTCCTGGGCCGGAGCGGGCGGCATGTGGCAGTTCATGCGCGGCACGGGCAAGCTCTACGGGCTGACGTCCGACTGGTGGATCGACGAGCGCCGCGACCCCTACAAGGCCACGGACGCGGCCGCCCGGCACCTGAGGGACCTGTACGACAAGTTCGGCGACTGGTACCTGGCCCTGGCCGCGTACAACGCGGGTGAGGGCAAGATCGCCCGGGCCCTGAAACAGGCCAACTGCGACGACTTCTTCGAACTGACCGAACAGAACCGCAAGCTCTCCCGGCGCAACCGGCTCAAACTGGAAACGCGCCACTACGTGCCCAAGTTCATCGCCATTTCCAAGATCTTCCAGAACCTCGACACCCTGGGCTTCGAGCCCGTGTCCTGGGACATGGAGTACGAACTGACCGAGGTCAAGGTGCCCGGCGGCACCGACCTCCTCGCCCTGGCCCGGGCCGGGGGCATGACCTGGTCGGACTTCCACGACCTGAACCCCGCCTTCCGCCGCCAGGTCAGCCCGCCGCACATGGAGGCCACCGCCTACCTGCCCGCGGACAAGGCGGACAAGATGATCGCCTACCTGGCCCAGCCCGGCGCGCAGCCCTATGCGGGCTACACCCGCCACCGCGTGCGCTCCGGCGACTCCTGGTGGGTCATCTCCCGGCGCTACAACGTGCCCATCAACGTGCTCAAGAGCGTGAACAACACCCGCTCCAACACCCTGCGCCCCGGCCAGTACGTCATGGTCCCGGGCAACGGCTCGAGCCGGACCGCCGTGGTCTCTGCGGGCGACTCCCCGTCGGCCTCCCCGGCGTCCTCGGCCTCCTCGTCCACGGCCCAGACCCGGGCCATCGCCGCCAAGCGCGGCAACTACGTGGTCCGCTCCGGCGACACCCTGTGGTCCATCGCCCAGTCCTTCAACACCACGGTGGCCACCCTCAAGAAGTCCAACGGATTGCGCTCCAACCGCCTCAAGGTCGGCCAGAAGCTGTACATCCCCAACAGCACGGACGCGGCCACCAAGCAGGCCGTCAAGGACGCCGAAAAGGTCAAGACCCAGGTGGTCAACTACAAGGTCCGCCGCGGCGACAACCTCTACTCCATCTCCCGCAAGTTCGGCGTCAAGGTCTCCGACCTCTGCCACTGGAACGCCATCAGCACCAAGACCACCATCTACGCGGGCCAGCAGCTCAAGGTCCACGTCCAGTAA
- a CDS encoding HD-GYP domain-containing protein, with amino-acid sequence MLFPEALGNFSVYLWQGGDFVLYTSSGQKFTTRHRQTLHKNGVKEVYVQGSERAEYEKYIERNLGRILLDETLPIEARSRIFFEATTVVLQDVFDRRLPSALRARHFDRITEIVRNSIKFLAKDNSLSAVAPFISHDYKTYTHCMHVFVYSVALFQTYNMTESEVFEYGLGALLHDVGKAKIPKRILNKRGPLTTAEREIIKEHPVHGVSMCAHLPMTQNTINCILFHHETMDGSGYPAGIKGDNVPMPVRIISLSDIYDALTTDRPYAEAMEPYEALSLIRNEMRENVDMNVFKRFVAVLSGAEII; translated from the coding sequence ATGCTGTTTCCGGAAGCCCTTGGGAACTTCTCCGTCTACCTCTGGCAGGGTGGGGACTTTGTCCTTTATACCTCTTCCGGCCAGAAATTCACCACCCGCCACCGCCAGACCCTGCACAAGAACGGGGTCAAGGAAGTGTACGTCCAGGGCTCGGAGCGGGCGGAGTACGAGAAATACATCGAGCGCAACCTGGGCCGGATCCTGCTGGACGAGACCCTGCCCATCGAGGCGCGTTCGCGGATATTCTTCGAGGCCACCACGGTGGTCCTGCAGGACGTGTTCGACCGCAGGCTGCCGAGCGCGCTGCGGGCCCGGCATTTCGACCGCATCACCGAGATCGTGCGCAACTCCATCAAGTTTCTGGCCAAGGACAACTCCCTGTCCGCGGTGGCGCCGTTCATCTCTCACGACTACAAGACCTACACCCACTGCATGCACGTGTTCGTGTACTCCGTGGCCCTGTTCCAGACCTACAACATGACCGAGAGCGAGGTCTTCGAGTACGGGCTGGGCGCGCTGCTGCACGACGTGGGCAAGGCCAAGATTCCCAAGCGCATCCTGAACAAGCGCGGCCCGCTGACCACGGCGGAGCGCGAGATCATCAAGGAGCACCCGGTGCACGGGGTGTCCATGTGCGCGCACCTGCCCATGACCCAGAACACGATCAACTGTATCCTGTTCCACCACGAGACCATGGACGGCTCGGGCTATCCGGCGGGCATCAAGGGCGACAACGTGCCCATGCCCGTGCGCATCATCTCCCTGTCCGACATCTACGACGCCCTGACCACGGACCGTCCCTACGCCGAGGCCATGGAGCCCTACGAGGCCCTCTCCCTCATCAGAAACGAAATGCGCGAGAACGTGGACATGAACGTCTTCAAGCGGTTCGTCGCTGTTCTCAGCGGAGCTGAGATCATTTAG